From the Glycine max cultivar Williams 82 chromosome 11, Glycine_max_v4.0, whole genome shotgun sequence genome, the window CATCCATATTTGTCTACACTTTAGATTTCTATTCCTAGGCAGCAGGGAAGTGTTGTTATTGATTGGGTCACTCACATTTCTCCACACTCAGATGTCCAATCCCAGATGAGAGGGAGTGTGTTGAGATCCCTCATCAGCTAGAGATATGGCCAATGTAGTCCCTATAAGGCTTAAGTCGTACTCACCTTACAAGCCGAATTTATAGAGTTGAGTTAAGCTCTAAATCCAAATTTCAAGAATAATGATTGTTCATTCATCTTCCAACACTAACAAAGTAATAACTTAAAAACATATAGTATTCTCAAAATTAGTGGGGAACAAGCAAGCTTTCCATCTCTACTTCAGAAATTACAACATTTTCAATCTTGATAAATATGATCATGAAGAATATTTCCAGATCTcagaaagataataaaaaaaaaaggtaactcCAACTAACCCAGCAGAAACTCACTTGTCCAACAACAACCCAGCCACTCAGAGATTGAAGAATATTTATACACATTGTATCAACTTATTAAATCATAAAGGCACACtcccaaataaaaatttaaaatatattacagaTACCATCTACTTGTGAATTCAGACCTGAACTGCTATCCCCATCAGAAAAATCAGACATCAGTGGATTATATGATGGAGTTCTAGTGCTGGCATCAGAATTATCAACTTCATCTTCAGAGGTGCTGCTACTGTCATCCTTGAAAATTGCTCCTGATAACAAGCTCTTCTCTTGTTGTGTTTTACTTGCAACTCCACGAACGTTGTTCCCAGAAGCTTTTCCTGCTTTATTTTGAACCATTTTTATGGAACCTTCCAGCTTTAAGTTTGATACAGGAGCacgttttctttgtttctccaaATCCATACTTTTCCCAAAAGCATTGACATGAGCCTTTCTGTTTTCTCCAATTAAGGACACAGCCCTGTCAGATCTACCAGACAATTTTGAATCTTGTCCAGTCCTGTGTACATTTGGAACCTTCTTACCAAGGTCACTCCTTACATCAAGCTTTTCCTTTGATGATAATTGCTGTGAGGAGCTTAAATCCTCAGCATGAGTATGTCCATTTATTGCTTCCAAGTTATCATCATCTTTCTCTCCAGGAGAGCATGTTGAATGCTGGGCAGCATCTTTACCCCCAGAATTAAACCGAGAATCAGAAAGTTCAAGTCTAACAGAGTCTTCCACCAgttccaaatttgttttgcttgaTTTGTTAGTGGACTTCGTGCTTGTAGATTTACTCTTCTTTGTCACTGCAACTGAAGGTTTGCCATGTGTTCCACTGCCAGAAGATGGTGATGGCTTCTTGCTATCAAGAACTTGATCTTTTGTTAGCATACTTGATATGCTCTTTGAGGTTGAAGTCTGTTTGCTGTTTGATTTCTTTCTCTGTCTCTTGTCCATGTGTTCAGCATtagatttagttttaatttgttcCAAGGAATCAGCATTATCAACACCAGAATCATCTTCCTTATCAGAAGTCCCTTGCACTTTCTCCTGCTGATTTTTCCCCCCTTCTGTTTGATTTAAAGGGTTCTCCTCTGTCTCTGTATTTCCTGACTTAGGATCACAATTTTTTGCACTAAGAGATTTCATAATAACAGTTTCATGCTCAGAAGCATCCACAAGGCCAATACCTTCTCTAAGTGCAGACCCTCCACCTGAATTCTTAGCTTTTCTCGTCCTTTTTTCCTTCACTGATTTTATAGGTTCAGTCATTCCATTGACATCCACACCTTTTGAAGTCACATTTAATTCTCCGATGTTTGCATCTGTTTTATCCTGGCTGGATGATGTGGACTTTTCCAACTGCACTAACTTAGGATCATTATGTGGTGATACTTCTCTTCCTTCCTCAGCTCCCTCAATCTGATCAGCTTCATTTTTATGACATTGATCAAGGACAACATTCTCATTATTCTCAGTCAGCTCCATAGGCTCATCCACATCAGCAGTGTGTGCTTTTATTCCAATGTCAGAATGGTTTTTATAATTTGCTGTTGTTCTTTCCGTAGATTGAAAGCCTTCTTTGCATGCATCTGTTCCAGTCTCCATGTTGTTAATAGTAGCTTTGCTCATACCAAGATCTgccccaaaaaagaaaagacatcagtaatagataaaatatttctttcacaattctaaaattgacttcttttattaatttgatctcattaaaaataaacatatcaaACTAATCTTAACATGAATCAGGGTTAGCACCTAAAAGGCAGGTACTTTTCTATTTTCACCCGTTTGCAAGTagtatcacctttagaggatagGCCATCTTCGGATATTTCCTTCTGAACACCTCTTTGAATACTGGAACAATCTGCTTCTTCATCTTTCCTGGAAGAAGTAACTACAGGTGTTTCATATGGATTTGATGAATTTATCTTCCCTTTCTTCCTCCTACCCCGCACACTAGTTCGCGGTGGATTAGTGTCATCAAAATGTTCAGCTGATTGGTCAGCATTGCTGTTTTTAATCTTCTGTTGGTCCTCCAAAATGTGGTGAGAAGTACTGTCTACATTGAAATCATTAATCAAGTTTGCCTTGGACAAACTTTCTTCTCCACTTTTCTCTTTGCCAttcctctttttctttgcaGGAGGTCCAGTATTTAAAATGTCTTCAGTTACCTGATCTTGCTTATATTCAACATCATCcctagatttttcatttttaagttcAAACTgctcttttgattctttcctttccTTATGTGCTTCATCAGACTTATGCATTTCATCCTTCTGAATTGCTGTCTCTACCTTGAACATTTCTTTAGAATCAACAGTCAAAGACCTCTTCCTTTTCTTATGCTTCTTATTTGCAGATGCAGCAACATCAATGTCATTCTTAGTGTTATTATTGCTGCCATCAGCGTGCTGATGCTCCTTTAAAATTTCAGTTTCCTTAATTACTTCTTTATCTGCATCCTCTGAAGGATTTGCTACTACCTGAATATCCTGCTGAATTGTATAATCACCAGATCCAACAACAGAAGAATCATTTACTTTTGAAGTGTCATGCTGCACCGcatcttcttttttccttttacctTTCTGTTTTTTCTTCACACTTGATACAGATTTACAATTTCCCTCCTCATGTACAATACAAGCATCCTTAATGCCTTCATTGGTTCCATCTACCTCGCATTCAATACGTGAACCtggaagttcattatttgcACTGGATGCCCTTTTGGATGGAAAACTAAGAGCATTGTCTACAGCAGCAGCATCTTTTGAATTATCATCTTGCACCATGTCTTGTTTTTTCCTGTTACTCTTTCGTATTTTCTTTGCACTTGATACAGGAGCCTCTTCACATACATTACGATCATCCTTAATGCCTTTACCAGATCCATCTACTTCACACTCAGTATTCAAACTTGGCAGTTTGCGATTTACAAAGCAATGGTCCTCCGTCTCAGGAATAGAACCAGGTAATGGGGTTCCAGTGTCGTGGTGGCCAGATGACTTAACTCCTTTGCCAGTATGTTTCAAAACATGTGGACTAGCAACaggaatttcttcattttcaactGGTCTATTGTCCAACTGAGGCAACTTGAAATTGTCAAAGGTGCACCCCCTCTTGGATGGAGAACCAACAGTCAAAGCATTATTTGCAATGCCAAGAGAAAATAATTGGTCATTCTGAGCACACTCCCTCAACACAGAAACATCAACAGTGAGAAACCAGCTCTCTTTGACACCACTGAAGGCACTTCTCACAGGCATGGAATCTGTAAGGTGGTAAAAGTACCCCTTGCGCTCAACCtattatatcaaataaaaaaacataaagtttAATTGTACATATAGTGAACAAGACAAGGCCAAGGTTTGAACAGTGGTAAAATACCTACCTTTATCCCATGAATCTGAATTTTCCCAATTTTCGGAAAGCATAAGGGATGTTCCGACAGAATACTCTCTACATAAAGAAATGcatttaaagttaaataaaaggTCATCACTATTAAGAACATAGAACCAAAACCGATATACTAAGAACAAAAACTGTTAACAAGAAGATGAAAGAAGGATCTGCATGAActataaaagaagagaaacatTATGAATTGTTCCAGAACAAGTCACTAAAAATTGAAGAAGAGattaaaaaagaacaagaaaaagaatattaCTTTTGAGGTTGGAGACAGTGTCGAGGTCGGAAACGACGAGGGCCAAGTGGGTATCGAGGTTGGTGTCTATGAAAACGACGTTGGTTTTAGGAGTCGAAGTCGCCATGCGCTCTGGGGTTTATGGCATGACGGCACGGCGCCACTTCGCCTCTGCTTCAGGTTATATACCCTTCCATCCTTACACTTATATATTACGATTaacttttgcatttttttcaaaataaaaattaatcaacttttataattttgttgttaaTGAGTTAACTTGTTTTTCTCAGCCTTTTACGTAttctttattatgaaaaaaaacttgataCTTTCATTCAAAATATACGTGTGActtgttataaattttactaatcaatttttatggataaaaatttgtattcattaaaaaattaaattatttatataaatatcattatagttattttttttaaaatttatcttgtgtgcatttaaatagaaatatcaaaatataaaaagatctAAGCTAATTGAATAGAATGTATGAATTACTTTAAATCTTTCATATTATCTAACTCATTTTATCACTTTAGGGTGTTTGGtaggagatttttttttttttattttcaaaaatcatgaatcctataaattatattcttagaatgaataaaatttatttggttgatcatttaaataaattttaagataaatttcatggaaattaaaaagttacatgatatttttatcatattaaataatttaataaaaggtaagataatatttttattttagtaaaaaaagttacttgaaaaaaataagattctcATTCTtcctatgaattttttttttgagaaaccgattaaaaaatattttcaagaaacatcatttttcataaatgttattattttaaaattgatataaaaaaaattcaatctatAATTCTCATAAAACCAAAACTTCTATAATATCAAAGAAACGCCCCCTTAATTCTTCTATCaattaatggtttttttttttttttgaaagatgaatGAAACAATTTTCTTCCCTTGTTTGTATATAACTTAGAAAGTGAAACTCTAATTTTTCTTACTCCCTCAATTAATTCattatctattttcttttttctttcttcttttgattgtaattttttaacaatcacTTAGAGTAGGAAAATTCTCTCACCCTTCgattttttttgggtgaatatTCTCTCACTCTTCTTATCtccatgtgatttttttatcttaaattaattttaaattgtaaagctatattaataaattaaaaagtttcatatcaacacaaatttaaatttatcctaatataatattattcatgtaatgtaatttatttttttaaaatacattaaaataatcaaaacaagATCTAATACTATTtatgttattcttttttattttaaattataataaaaaaataataaattaaaaagtctcattattcttttaatgcttttatttaGAAGTTTTTGGTTTATAGCAGAATACATACATAGATTTAAATACAAAAGttttgaattaataatttgaaCCAAACAAAAGCATAACCTAAGTGAACAATACCAAGAGAGTAGTATAAACCTTCttttactcattttttaattcctatagataaaaaaaaagaagtaaataagcaaatttaattcaaaatgtGATCAATCATTTATTCAGTTTAATTTCCTGCTCAGTTTTCACTTGAAGCACAAAGGCTTCCCAAAAGCTCAGAAtaagagaaaaggaaggaaTGACACCAGAGAAAACCGGGTTAAGCGATATGCCAATATATCATATCAGTTCAACACACTACTAAAACAGTGAACAGAAACACCCAAAACGGGTGAGTAAAAAGAATATGCCACACAACTGATACTAGCACAAAAGAGTAACAACAGTATGATGAAAATCAGGAACGCAGCAGGAACTTGGAATCCTTAATCAGCTAACAATCTGCATATGTATGAGATGAGTAGAGCATCTATTTGCctacacagcagaaccaagcatcCTTTTATTCCTTCTTCATGGAATCCTTGCGCTGTCCCCTCTTTCGAATACCCAAGCAAAACCACAGGCGCCAAGCATCGACGACAAACTCAGGCAATGAGCACGCCACGGCCCAAAGAAGAGTATGCGGCCAGTATGGTGTGCAGCGAGGCTCATAGCCTATCCATTTCACACCTGCTTTGGCATAGCCATCTGTTGATGGAACAAAGAATGAAGATTTCCTGATTGATGCCATCTTGGTTGCCACATATAATGGAACCTGCATCAGGAAAATCTCAATCAGAAATGACAAAAAATCATAGCAAGTATAGTCAACTTTAACAGCAAACCAATCTATTTCCACAGAGTCAACTCTTTCCTACACAGATTATTTAGGTGGACAGTTTTCCAACTGCAGAAGAAAACCAAAACATTGACCGGACAAACTTGGTATACAAGAACAAAATACAACGGTAaccccagaaaaaaaaaacaaaataggatgCCACACCATAGCACCCACGTAACATTAAAACAAAGCATCAAAATAagctaaagagaaaaaaacaagtGCAGTTGCTACCACCTACCTATGGCAATGgttgaaaaaaattacacacaGATACAAACACACGGACTAGAATTCTTATCATGAACAAATTGTACACAAATATCAGTATTAAACAGAATCACAACATATCTTCAACTTTCATCAAGATTTATAACCATACCTGCCTTcaccaaattaaataaaagttctaCAGTACGATAATAGTTCCAGCCTGCTAAAGCCCATaataatgaaaaaggaaaatgttcaAGAGGTCTAGCTCAGCTGGTTGAGTAGGATGTGTGAATTATTGTAAACTCCTACCACTCTCTTCAAttctcatatataaaaaaaataaaaatgaaaaaggcaAGTCCACCAAGGCTTATCCTCTCTTTTCATCACCCGAAAACTCCAATTGACTTAGTTTGAAaaggttttatatatatataaaaaaagggtCAGTGACAGAAATTTCAGCCGTAACGTAAAGATTTTTGGGTCTCCCATGGCCATATCAGCGGATGTCCATAATTTCTACAATATTAAcaaaggttttaaaaaacagtCCATGATTGCAATTTCAACTGCAAAGACCAAAGTTTTTGGGTCTCCTTTGCAAGACTGCCTCAGTAGCATAACCACAATTGTAGCCACATTGACTGCAGTCAATTTCCCGCGATATCAAGCACCGGGACGAAATTGCAACCGTAATTTAAAACCTTTATCTTAAGAATTACAACAAAAACCACGACCACAACCGCAATTTAAAACACTTGAGACTAGAGCTATTCAGCTCGAATACAGATCAATAACTAAACTAAATGGCTGAAACTTGATATGTggaattaagaagaagaaaaaaggggaaaaatgaTACTTTCTATCCAATAAAAGAGTGCTAAGCAAGCAAGAAGCTAACTACTCAAAAGAACAGCACAATACCTGACACTGAACGTCAATTCCACTCCTCTTGTATTCAACATAGAGACATCTCGAAAACTGATCGATGTACCTGAAACAAGGGATCACAAAAAACctcaacaaacaacaaaacatatCACAAagaggaaacacaacaacaattgCAATAATAAAAAACTCACGCTTTGGTGGCAGCATAAACAGCATAAAGAGGATCCGAAGGAATAACAATAGCAGCTCCAGAACCCATGTTAACAATCGCACCCTTCTTTCTCTTCAGCATCCCGGGAAGAACAGCTTGCGTTACCTTAGTAGTTCCAACAACGTTAAGCTTAATAAGGTTGTTAAGAAGCCCCTCGTCCACTTCATGGAAGAATCTCGCGTAAGGGTACGAAACACCCACATTGTTAACGAGCACTCCAACTTCCAACCCTTGAATCGCTTCGCTGATCTTCTTGACGCCCTCGTCCAGATCCCCGAAGAAATCAACCACGACGGTCTTAACCTCGGTTTTTCCGAACCTCGCCGCGATGGAATCCGACACGTCTTTGAGCTTGTCGGGGTTTCTTCCGACAAGGACGAGGTTCAAGCCCTTGCGAGCGAGCTCGAAGGCGAAGCTCTTTCCAATGCCGTCGGTGGGTCCAGTAACCACGGCCCAAGATCCGTACTTTTTGAGATTCTTCGGTGGTCTGAGGAAATTGACGTAGACCCATCTGAGAACAACGAATGCCAATTTGAGAATCGTTAACAATCCCACAATAAAGAGAAGCGCGAACCATATGGGTTGGGTCTTGAGCCTGGAGATTATGCAGCATTCCATATTGGGAAGTGGGAATGATGAGATAGATACTACTACTGTGATACGAGACGAGAAAGCTGTTTATGAGGAAAATGAGAAGAGCATTGAATTTatggtgatatatatatatatatatatatatatatatatatatatatatatatatatatatatatatatatattgagagagagagagagagagagagagagagagagagagagagagagaagtgtggGTGAGGTAGATGAGCGGAAAACAACCAGAATTAAGTATATAGAAAGGTTGGGGTTGGGGGTATTACGAGGGGCATTCAATGAATACTGATTCGCCAAATGCCCAAATTGCAGACAAAATAAAATGGGTGGCGGAGTCAACAGAAAAACGGGTAGTTTGGGTTTGCCCCGTTTCATTGTACAAGCTGTGGGTCGTTACTTGTGGAACTCACCAATCACTTACAAAGTACTTATATGTGTTCTTATAAGTTACATCTTAAAATCTGAGACAGGCGAGCCTATTAGATTACAACCAGAATAAATAATAGACTGTAATATTATATTAGATTTCaacttaacattggttttaagtaaaattatcaaataaatatatggGTAGTGAAATAGGACTTTCTAATAATTTGATTCTTACCCACTAGATCaacattgtttttgttttgatttttattcttgaaatgataaatattttgttactaacacattttttatgagtttcaatagtaatttgtaaattataatAGAGAATATATTAAGGTGTGTTGTTAATActtctttagaaaataattcaTGGATATTTAAGTGTTATTTGACACAcgggaaaaaaatttaaacatgatatGTGATATAACACGATAGAAAGacagataaaaagaaagaaagaatatcaGTAAAGTGTATGATATATAAGAGTGCtcatataaaagtaaattttctatatagaaaaaatatagaaataaaacaggaacatgttcatatatattttttattgtaatgtgttttgaaacaaaaatataaaaaaaaacgcaatatgttcatatatatatatatatatataatttggttTGGCCAAGTGAATGGTGTAAAACTGTAAATCAGGAAAACGGGAAGGTGTTGTGTTGTAAGTGCATACTATCGTGGGCCAGAAGATAAAAAGTGTATATTGTGAGTTAAGACGTTTAATGATGCTGCATGGTGCATAGTACGATGATTGGTCTAAAACTAATGAGGGGTTAACGTCCAAAACAGGTATATAGAATGGTACTAGTACAGTGGACGCGGCCGTATATGTTTTGGTTCTAAGATACGTATTCaaccaactaaaaaaaatactacaaaattTGCCCAACATCTCCTTTCACGTGGAGttagttataacttataattagATTAGATTGGATGGTGAAAAATATTGATGTAGTCCAAAGTGACTCAAATTTGAGTCCGttcctttatcttttctttcacGTGGAGTATTAATTTTAGCATTCATGcaacaaaatgagaaaaatcGAGCATAAAAAGGAAATAGTTCTTCACAAAGGGATACTTCTCAAAAGGaccatttttgtaataatttttaacgGACATTAtctgaaaattattaataacattAGTTTTAAACTAAGTAAATGATGAAAttgactcaaatttaaaatataaaggattAGCTTATTTTTTAACACACACGCATCACCAAGAGAAAGTAATATATCAACTTCACACATTGGGCAAGTAATGGGGTACATAACACCTTTTGTTCAAAGAGACCAAACAACACTCTTCCAATCACCCTGGACTCTGAATTCTGAATTATCAATGATAGACTCCATGATATGGCTAGTATGCTGACTTGACAGAGTAGTGACCATTCCTTGAGTGTCTTCTTCCTGGCCAGTATGGTATGCGAATCTAAAagtaagtaaaaaaaacaagagaccaaaagtataatttcatcaaattgttatatatttggTTTCAACTTTCCGTAGAATATTATAGTAAACATCTTTATAGTGGTGACTGAAAAGTAAATACTCGTATTCACCTTCCTACTTGTGATGATAGCAATTTTACTATTCATTTTTATACTTGTTGGGTACTAAGTACTCACATATGTTGCCCACATTTTACTTAAGTGtaagatcaataaaaaaatattaattaaaaaaattgggactaacttaaaaattcatattaaaacaTAACCAAACAACATTGACAAGATAATTATTTAgcataatcatttttaaatgaattaaattataattttagaccCCCTTAATTCTAAATGTGTGATTTTGAtccttatatatttgttttgtaattttagtatttttacattttagaaaatctacaattttaattcaattctcATTTTTGCAaagttgatttcttttatattttaatcaattaaattagcaAACATCCCCTATGAGTCTATGTGACAACCCTagggaaaatatttttgattaAATAGTTGCTCCTATGCACGAGAAATTATCAGATAGTCTTAGATGACTACCTTCTCATGGTCCTGGCAAATATTTATGTAAcacatatttaagttttataatttcttcCCACCGATAGAGATGATTGACTGCGTTtggattacaattaaaaaaatataatttgattgaatttaattttgtaaacttaaatttaatgtaACTTGATTTATGTTTAAAGTTTTCACATTCATCgtaaaagcaagaaaaaaagaacTCTGGAATAAACCTCAGTTTAGGAggaaattatatttaacttaaCTGGAAAAACAATTTATCAAACAAACGGATACAACTTTCTATGAAAAGTAAATCTCAGTTTAGATGGTTAGACATCAAACCAACACACATCTTAGTTATTAGAAGTTAACCAGAAAGATGGCAaagcaaatattcaaataataactAGAATAAGTAAACGCAGACCAATTGCAgataaaagtataaaactaaCAATAATGGCAAGTAGGTAAACGACTAGACAGAAAGGCAAAtctagaaagagaagaaaacaaggaaggaaaatacaattaattCATTAGGGCCTGATGATCAACcacaattttacatttttttttttccatcatcATGATATGATATTGGTACAAAATAGTctaaagtaataattaatttttgtgggaaaccataaatatatacaagttaaatatttttctctaaataTTT encodes:
- the LOC100800066 gene encoding midasin encodes the protein MATSTPKTNVVFIDTNLDTHLALVVSDLDTVSNLKKSILSEHPLCFPKIGKIQIHGIKVERKGYFYHLTDSMPVRSAFSGVKESWFLTVDVSVLRECAQNDQLFSLGIANNALTVGSPSKRGCTFDNFKLPQLDNRPVENEEIPVASPHVLKHTGKGVKSSGHHDTGTPLPGSIPETEDHCFVNRKLPSLNTECEVDGSGKGIKDDRNVCEEAPVSSAKKIRKSNRKKQDMVQDDNSKDAAAVDNALSFPSKRASSANNELPGSRIECEVDGTNEGIKDACIVHEEGNCKSVSSVKKKQKGKRKKEDAVQHDTSKVNDSSVVGSGDYTIQQDIQVVANPSEDADKEVIKETEILKEHQHADGSNNNTKNDIDVAASANKKHKKRKRSLTVDSKEMFKVETAIQKDEMHKSDEAHKERKESKEQFELKNEKSRDDVEYKQDQVTEDILNTGPPAKKKRNGKEKSGEESLSKANLINDFNVDSTSHHILEDQQKIKNSNADQSAEHFDDTNPPRTSVRGRRKKGKINSSNPYETPVVTSSRKDEEADCSSIQRGVQKEISEDGLSSKDLGMSKATINNMETGTDACKEGFQSTERTTANYKNHSDIGIKAHTADVDEPMELTENNENVVLDQCHKNEADQIEGAEEGREVSPHNDPKLVQLEKSTSSSQDKTDANIGELNVTSKGVDVNGMTEPIKSVKEKRTRKAKNSGGGSALREGIGLVDASEHETVIMKSLSAKNCDPKSGNTETEENPLNQTEGGKNQQEKVQGTSDKEDDSGVDNADSLEQIKTKSNAEHMDKRQRKKSNSKQTSTSKSISSMLTKDQVLDSKKPSPSSGSGTHGKPSVAVTKKSKSTSTKSTNKSSKTNLELVEDSVRLELSDSRFNSGGKDAAQHSTCSPGEKDDDNLEAINGHTHAEDLSSSQQLSSKEKLDVRSDLGKKVPNVHRTGQDSKLSGRSDRAVSLIGENRKAHVNAFGKSMDLEKQRKRAPVSNLKLEGSIKMVQNKAGKASGNNVRGVASKTQQEKSLLSGAIFKDDSSSTSEDEVDNSDASTRTPSYNPLMSDFSDGDSSSVSYGGRSQENGARSSVKASFSGTKGMSIDDVLRSSSRFKKARTASLLEETQSQPEFVPDSLAE
- the LOC100814139 gene encoding very-long-chain 3-oxoacyl-CoA reductase 1; translation: MECCIISRLKTQPIWFALLFIVGLLTILKLAFVVLRWVYVNFLRPPKNLKKYGSWAVVTGPTDGIGKSFAFELARKGLNLVLVGRNPDKLKDVSDSIAARFGKTEVKTVVVDFFGDLDEGVKKISEAIQGLEVGVLVNNVGVSYPYARFFHEVDEGLLNNLIKLNVVGTTKVTQAVLPGMLKRKKGAIVNMGSGAAIVIPSDPLYAVYAATKAYIDQFSRCLYVEYKRSGIDVQCQVPLYVATKMASIRKSSFFVPSTDGYAKAGVKWIGYEPRCTPYWPHTLLWAVACSLPEFVVDAWRLWFCLGIRKRGQRKDSMKKE